The following proteins are co-located in the Candidatus Eisenbacteria bacterium genome:
- the pilM gene encoding type IV pilus assembly protein PilM — MLFGKKQALVGLDIGSNTVKLAEMESHANKSHRLVNWGVSQPLAEAIVDGEIMDRQLVIDAIGNLLESRGIQTKNVVAAVSGRAVIVKRIIMNKLSAEDAHQAVIWEAEQHVPYDINDVSLDFEILGPAPNDPKQMQVLLVAAKKDMVMSFSDLIREAGLNPLIVDVDSFAAQNALEANYHLAPEDVVATLNVGSEITNINITQAGVPYFTKDIQLGGRTFVEAAQRKFNVTQTEAASAVRGESTSGIEITPVVESACEGLATAIERAQAYLRTAGEAGALSRIMLCGGAALTPALPEFLGRRFGVPCEIANPLSRVVYDPALFAGQDVMKVAPLLTVAIGLAMRRLGDKK; from the coding sequence ATGCTCTTCGGCAAGAAGCAAGCGCTCGTGGGATTGGACATCGGCAGCAACACCGTGAAGCTCGCCGAAATGGAGAGCCACGCCAACAAGAGCCACCGCCTGGTCAACTGGGGCGTGTCGCAGCCGCTCGCCGAGGCCATCGTCGACGGCGAGATCATGGACCGCCAGCTCGTGATCGACGCCATCGGCAACCTGCTGGAGTCGCGAGGGATCCAGACGAAGAACGTGGTCGCCGCAGTCAGCGGGCGTGCGGTGATCGTGAAGCGCATCATCATGAACAAGCTGTCCGCCGAGGACGCGCACCAGGCGGTCATCTGGGAAGCCGAGCAGCACGTTCCCTACGACATCAACGACGTGTCGCTCGACTTCGAGATCCTTGGCCCGGCGCCCAACGATCCGAAGCAGATGCAGGTCCTGCTGGTCGCCGCCAAGAAGGACATGGTGATGTCCTTCAGCGATCTCATCCGCGAAGCGGGACTCAACCCGCTGATCGTGGACGTCGACTCCTTCGCGGCCCAGAACGCGCTCGAGGCCAACTACCATCTGGCGCCGGAAGACGTGGTGGCGACGCTCAACGTCGGCTCCGAGATCACCAACATCAACATCACTCAGGCCGGTGTCCCCTACTTCACCAAGGACATCCAGCTCGGCGGCCGGACATTCGTCGAGGCGGCCCAGCGCAAGTTCAACGTGACCCAGACCGAAGCGGCCTCCGCCGTGCGCGGCGAGTCGACCTCGGGCATCGAGATCACGCCCGTGGTCGAGTCGGCCTGCGAAGGCCTGGCGACCGCCATCGAGCGGGCGCAGGCCTACCTGCGGACCGCGGGCGAAGCCGGAGCGCTGTCGCGGATCATGCTCTGCGGAGGCGCGGCGCTGACGCCGGCCTTGCCGGAGTTCCTCGGACGCCGGTTCGGCGTGCCATGCGAGATCGCCAATCCGCTGTCGCGCGTGGTCTACGACCCCGCGCTGTTCGCGGGGCAGGACGTGATGAAGGTGGCGCCGTTGCTCACGGTCGCCATCGGGCTCGCGATGCGCCGCCTGGGAGACAAGAAATGA